The Acropora muricata isolate sample 2 chromosome 5, ASM3666990v1, whole genome shotgun sequence genome includes a window with the following:
- the LOC136916521 gene encoding tumor suppressor candidate 3-like: protein MATGGWLFYLTLALIFSVSPGKKKVSKESLLDARVKQLMEWNQRKAVIRLNGDKYRNYLRASPRNYSVVLMLTALAPQRQCSICKEADSEFTILANSWRYSQQYSSRVFFAMVDFDEGPDVFSALRLNSAPMFMHFPPKGKPKKTDMYDIQRMGFSAEQLAKWVGERTDVHVRVFRPPNYMGAVMMGFLIIMIGGLLYVRRKNLEFLYNRTYWAIGALCVVFAMTSGQMWNHIRGPPYAHRNPQTGQVSYIHGSSQAQFVAETHIVIVLNAFYVAGIILLNEKAMEVKEVGKRRLIVIIGLGLVALFFSLLLSVFRSKYHGYPYSFLIK from the exons ATGGCGACTGGCGGCTGGTTGTTTTACCTTACACTTGCGCTTATCTTTTCTGTTAGTCctggaaagaaaaaagtttCTAAAGAG TCTTTACTAGATGCACGTGTTAAACAGCTGATGGAGTGGAATCAGCGAAAGGCAGTTATCAGATTGAATGGAGATAAATACAGAAATTATTTAAGGGCATCTCCAAGGAATTATTCGGTTGTTCTTATGCTCACTGCACTTGCTCCACAAAGGCAGTGCTCCATCTGCAA GGAAGCTGACAGTGAATTCACAATACTCGCTAATTCCTGGCGATATTCTCAGCAGTACTCGAGTAGAGTATTTTTTGCAATGGTGGACTTCGATGAAGGCCCTGATGTATTCAGTGCG CTACGATTGAACTCTGCACCAATGTTCATGCACTTTCCACCcaaaggaaaaccaaaaaagaCAGACATGTATGAtattcaaag GATGGGTTTTTCTGCTGAACAATTAGCAAAATGGGTGGGGGAACGTACAGATGTACAT GTGAGGGTATTCCGCCCACCTAATTACATGGGTGCTGTGATGATGGGCTTCCTGATCATCATGATTGGAGGACTGCTCTATGTGCGACGTAAAAACCTTGAATTCCTGTACAACAGGACATATTGGGCCATTGGAGCATTG TGCGTAGTGTTTGCAATGACATCAGGACAGATGTGGAATCACATTCGTGGACCCCCATATGCTCACAGAAATCCACAAACGGGACAAGTG AGTTACATCCATGGAAGCAGCCAGGCCCAGTTTGTCGCAGAAACACACATTGTTATTGTGCTCA ATGCTTTTTATGTTGCTGGGATTATTCTTCTTAATGAGAAGGCCATGGAGGTCAAGGAAGTGGGAAAACGCAGAT tgaTCGTGATAATTGGTTTGGGTCTTGTAGCCTTGTTCTTCAGCTTGTTGCTGTCAGTGTTTCGCTCCAAATATCATGGATATCCTTACAG CTTTCTCATCAAGTGA